From Candidatus Saccharimonadia bacterium:
ATCCAGTGGAAGCACCTGCCGAGAACCTTTCCGCCCAAGAGCACAGTGCACGACTATCTGAAGGCGTGGAGTCAGTCCGATGCGTTCCGGCGTATCTTTGCTGCCATTATCAGTCAGTTGATCGAAGAGGGTCGAGTCAACTTGGAAGAGTGCTTTGTGGATGCCACTTTTGCCGCGGCCAAGGGCGGAGGAACCGCGGTTGGTCTGACGCGCAAAGGTAAAGGAACGAAGGTGCAGCTTGTGGTTGATGCAAAGGGAGTTCCCCTGGCTCTCTCTTTGGATGCAGCCAGCGTCGGTGAGACCGCGATGGTCCAGCAAACCCTGGGCTTCGTCGAGGGAGACTTTCAGCCAAAACGCCTCATCGGAGACAAGGGTTATGATAGCGACGCCCTTGATCAAACCCTCGCAGAACTGGGCATCGAAATGATCTCTCCTCACCGCTCCAACCGTCGGCCCGAGAACCTGACTCAGGATGGCCGGCCTTTGCGCCGCTATCGCCGCCGATGGATCGTCGAGCGCACCATTGCCTGGCTCGGTAATCA
This genomic window contains:
- a CDS encoding IS5 family transposase, with protein sequence MFISDEQWELLGPLLERPRKSQYGRPRAGEREVFEAILFVLHTGIQWKHLPRTFPPKSTVHDYLKAWSQSDAFRRIFAAIISQLIEEGRVNLEECFVDATFAAAKGGGTAVGLTRKGKGTKVQLVVDAKGVPLALSLDAASVGETAMVQQTLGFVEGDFQPKRLIGDKGYDSDALDQTLAELGIEMISPHRSNRRPENLTQDGRPLRRYRRRWIVERTIAWLGNHRRLLTRHEKHASLFAAFATLGCLMIALRHLPLP